The archaeon BMS3Bbin15 genome has a window encoding:
- a CDS encoding HTH DNA binding domain protein, with amino-acid sequence MIEAKLKIRMPETCAVAAVRASKAARVKLLDTAPHEMEGVKSLLQIESDACLDEVLSSISNRNVDEINKISDSNTKAAISVRRCIPARSIIEAGCFIKSAKHTEEGVEWDIIARRSSLIKLTEILEKNNYSFKIKRIGDLDLHKEIITNREMELLKYAVYQGYFDTPKNIGIRGVAKEFGISISTTSDMLRRGLKKILIDYFEGK; translated from the coding sequence ATGATTGAGGCAAAGCTTAAAATAAGAATGCCAGAGACATGTGCTGTTGCTGCTGTGAGAGCTTCAAAGGCAGCCAGGGTTAAACTGCTAGATACTGCCCCTCATGAGATGGAGGGTGTAAAGAGCCTTCTTCAGATTGAATCTGATGCCTGTCTTGATGAGGTACTCAGTTCAATCAGCAACAGGAATGTGGATGAAATAAATAAGATTTCCGACTCAAACACAAAGGCTGCCATTTCTGTTAGAAGATGTATACCTGCAAGGAGCATTATCGAGGCTGGATGTTTTATAAAAAGTGCGAAACATACAGAGGAGGGTGTCGAGTGGGATATTATAGCAAGGCGCTCTTCCCTTATCAAGCTGACTGAGATTCTTGAAAAGAACAATTACTCCTTTAAAATAAAAAGAATTGGTGATTTGGATTTACACAAAGAAATAATAACTAACAGGGAGATGGAACTCCTTAAATATGCAGTTTATCAGGGCTATTTTGACACTCCTAAAAATATAGGGATCAGGGGCGTTGCAAAGGAGTTTGGAATAAGTATTTCAACAACTTCGGACATGTTGAGAAGGGGCCTGAAAAAAATCCTTATAGACTACTTTGAAGGGAAATAG